The following proteins are encoded in a genomic region of Natrinema sp. HArc-T2:
- a CDS encoding response regulator, which produces MGDDDTPGSRGRADLSGDELFHVLSDASRRTVLFHLRQHRVATVDELTDVIAEIRGDESPEIDREHLRTLLHHSQFPKLVDAGLMTYDPEQQIAESTNLHGEIGEWLDLAVRHQIRIESVRETHSQPDEREEIRVLLVDDEPGLPETIGAYIERENDDMTVTTATSPLEAVTRLEEVSFHCIVSDYQMPAISGLDFLKAVREEDATIPFIVFTAKGSETVASQAIETGVTDYVQKGPNTERYDELAARIRKAVAAD; this is translated from the coding sequence ATGGGAGACGATGATACTCCGGGCAGCCGTGGTCGCGCTGATCTCTCGGGCGATGAATTGTTTCATGTACTCTCCGATGCGAGTCGGCGAACCGTGCTGTTTCACCTTCGCCAGCATAGAGTTGCGACGGTCGACGAACTCACTGACGTGATCGCAGAGATCCGTGGGGACGAGTCCCCGGAGATCGATCGCGAACACTTACGCACGTTGTTACATCACAGTCAGTTCCCAAAACTCGTCGACGCCGGGCTTATGACGTACGATCCGGAGCAACAGATAGCCGAGTCCACGAATCTTCACGGCGAAATCGGCGAGTGGCTTGACCTCGCAGTTCGCCATCAGATCCGAATCGAGAGCGTGCGCGAAACGCACAGTCAACCCGACGAACGCGAGGAGATTCGGGTGTTGCTCGTCGACGACGAACCAGGACTCCCCGAAACGATCGGTGCCTACATCGAGCGCGAGAACGACGATATGACCGTCACTACTGCGACGAGCCCCCTCGAAGCGGTGACGAGACTCGAGGAAGTGTCGTTCCACTGTATTGTGAGTGACTATCAGATGCCGGCGATTAGCGGTCTCGACTTTTTAAAAGCCGTTCGCGAAGAGGACGCGACCATTCCGTTCATTGTTTTCACCGCCAAAGGGAGTGAAACAGTTGCCAGCCAGGCGATCGAAACTGGCGTCACTGATTACGTCCAGAAGGGACCAAATACCGAACGGTACGACGAGTTGGCAGCACGGATCCGGAAGGCAGTCGCTGCCGACTAA
- a CDS encoding PAS domain-containing sensor histidine kinase: protein MINDRSTDEQLIERISDACCAVDTEGRVTYWNERMAAWTGTSAADIDGAVVWDAIPAFRGSAFESHCRDAIETQDTHSFETRLREPVDVWIEVTLYAAGDGLTILAREITERKVHQERVELAETLFENTQDALFLIDLAEDEDECRLERVNPAYERHTGLTSDELRGRGLRDVFGLEEGTTILEKYRECVARREPIEYEELVSVPNEGPYWETRISPVIIDGTVEKLVGATRNVTAQKDRERRYDAIFNQTYQYIGLIDTEGTLLEANESALEFGGLEREAVIDQPIWDTYWWQADEHTQTQLKGAVRSAATGEFVRYDVEVRGADETAIIDFSIRPITDERDEVVLLITEGRNITEHKRRAQELEQKREFLRQIQTVADIGGWEVDFRTETMRWTDEVHRIHGLPAEYEPAIEDGIDFYHPDDRATIVDAFERLQTTGEGYDLELRIITATDEQRWVRTLGTPWNDDDGALIGARGAFQDITERKERERELQRTNARLEEFASVVSHDLRNPLTVAQVALELGRESGAAEDFDRVEAAHKRMNALIDDLLTLARNGQQVDETQPIVLATLLESVCETIPSDRATIDIVLADYRVDADEGRLRQVVENLLSNALNHGGDDVTIRVGRLESGDGFYVADDGPGIQPAIREDIFDQGYSTTSEGTGFGLAIVRGIVEAHGWTVDVTESEDGGARFEVITAQRNPA, encoded by the coding sequence ATGATTAATGATCGATCAACAGATGAGCAACTGATCGAGCGGATCTCGGATGCATGCTGTGCAGTGGATACCGAGGGACGCGTCACGTACTGGAACGAACGGATGGCTGCGTGGACTGGCACCTCGGCCGCTGACATCGACGGTGCGGTCGTGTGGGACGCCATCCCAGCGTTTCGCGGGTCTGCCTTCGAGTCACACTGCCGGGACGCCATCGAAACACAGGACACACACTCGTTCGAAACGCGACTCCGCGAGCCGGTCGACGTGTGGATCGAAGTGACTCTGTACGCCGCTGGGGACGGCCTCACGATACTTGCCCGTGAAATCACCGAGCGCAAGGTACATCAGGAACGAGTCGAGCTCGCCGAAACGTTGTTCGAAAACACACAGGATGCGCTCTTTCTCATCGATCTCGCCGAGGACGAAGACGAGTGCCGGTTAGAACGCGTCAATCCTGCCTACGAACGCCACACGGGCCTTACGAGCGACGAACTCCGTGGACGGGGGTTACGAGACGTCTTCGGTCTCGAAGAGGGGACGACGATTCTCGAGAAGTATCGAGAGTGTGTTGCCCGGCGTGAACCGATCGAGTACGAAGAACTCGTCTCAGTCCCCAACGAAGGTCCCTACTGGGAGACGAGGATTTCCCCCGTCATCATCGATGGAACCGTCGAGAAACTCGTCGGCGCAACACGGAATGTCACCGCACAGAAAGATCGTGAACGCCGGTACGACGCCATATTCAACCAGACGTACCAGTATATCGGGTTGATCGACACCGAAGGGACACTGCTCGAGGCCAACGAATCCGCGCTCGAGTTCGGCGGTCTCGAGCGTGAGGCGGTCATCGACCAGCCGATATGGGACACGTACTGGTGGCAGGCCGACGAACACACTCAGACGCAGCTGAAAGGCGCCGTCAGGTCGGCTGCAACTGGCGAGTTCGTCCGATACGACGTCGAAGTACGAGGAGCCGATGAAACTGCCATCATCGACTTCTCGATTCGACCGATCACGGACGAACGGGACGAGGTCGTCCTGCTCATCACCGAGGGGCGAAACATCACGGAACACAAACGGCGTGCCCAGGAACTCGAGCAAAAACGGGAGTTTCTCAGACAAATCCAGACCGTCGCGGATATCGGCGGCTGGGAAGTCGACTTCCGAACGGAGACGATGCGTTGGACCGATGAAGTCCACCGTATCCACGGACTGCCAGCCGAGTACGAGCCGGCGATCGAAGACGGTATCGACTTCTACCACCCAGATGACAGAGCGACGATTGTGGACGCGTTCGAACGACTGCAGACGACAGGGGAGGGCTACGATCTGGAGTTGCGGATCATCACGGCTACCGATGAGCAGCGCTGGGTTCGAACGCTGGGAACGCCGTGGAACGACGACGATGGCGCCCTCATCGGTGCGCGCGGCGCGTTTCAGGACATCACCGAACGCAAAGAACGAGAGCGTGAACTCCAGCGGACTAACGCTCGCCTCGAGGAGTTTGCTTCCGTCGTCAGTCACGACCTTCGAAACCCGCTGACAGTCGCACAGGTTGCTCTCGAACTCGGTCGTGAGAGCGGCGCAGCGGAAGACTTCGATCGTGTCGAAGCCGCTCACAAGCGGATGAACGCGCTCATCGACGATCTGCTAACGCTCGCACGCAACGGTCAGCAGGTCGACGAGACCCAGCCGATCGTCTTGGCGACGCTACTCGAGTCGGTCTGTGAGACGATTCCGAGCGACCGTGCGACCATCGACATCGTGCTTGCGGACTATCGCGTCGATGCTGACGAGGGTCGGCTGCGACAGGTAGTCGAGAATCTCCTCTCGAACGCGCTGAATCACGGCGGCGACGACGTGACGATCCGTGTCGGTCGGCTCGAGAGCGGTGATGGATTTTACGTCGCAGACGACGGGCCGGGCATCCAACCTGCGATACGCGAGGACATATTCGATCAGGGCTACTCGACGACGAGTGAGGGAACGGGCTTTGGCCTCGCCATCGTCAGAGGAATCGTCGAGGCCCACGGCTGGACGGTCGATGTGACCGAAAGCGAGGATGGGGGCGCACGATTTGAAGTGATCACGGCACAACGGAACCCGGCGTGA
- a CDS encoding carotenoid oxygenase family protein yields the protein MTASGAGFHSLTTEVHDHHPTVEGTIPDWLSGTLVRNGPARFEAGDRRVNHWFDGLAMLRRYAFTDGRLRYSNRFLRTDAYEEAMDGRLTGQFGTDTRGWRRLLETVASLGVPEPTDNANVHVARIDGEYVALTEAPRRVAFDPETLETRGHFRFHDDLPEHITAAHLVDDPHRDELVGFATQFGRTPQYHLYRLPRGSRTREVIASIDANGPAYIHDCSVTADHVIIVESPLVLSVLQALNPFTEGAIDMLDWQPERDTRVLVVDRDTGDLVADPTLDPAFTFHHVNAYVDGGTIVLDVVEFPNGDIVDTMALSELDGDGFPAVPDAHLMRYRIDPDANTISRTRLYDGAMEMPRVARSVVGRHHRYAYGQATDRAGANGLVKVDCETGTAREWWERSVYIEEPVPVQHPDADAEDAGVVLATALDTQRERTTLMIFDAATLTVQARAVLPHPEPFGFHGRFFQSV from the coding sequence GTGACAGCATCCGGCGCCGGCTTTCACTCGTTGACCACCGAAGTCCACGACCATCACCCGACGGTCGAGGGCACCATCCCCGACTGGCTCTCTGGGACGCTGGTTCGCAACGGGCCCGCCCGTTTCGAGGCAGGCGATCGTCGCGTCAACCACTGGTTTGACGGGCTGGCAATGCTCCGGCGCTACGCTTTCACCGACGGCCGGCTCCGCTACTCGAACCGATTTCTCCGCACCGATGCCTACGAGGAGGCGATGGACGGGCGGCTGACCGGCCAGTTCGGCACTGACACGCGTGGCTGGCGTCGTCTCCTCGAGACGGTAGCTTCTCTGGGGGTCCCCGAACCGACAGACAATGCGAACGTCCACGTCGCCCGCATCGACGGCGAGTACGTCGCACTCACGGAGGCCCCGCGCCGGGTCGCCTTCGATCCCGAGACGCTCGAGACACGCGGGCACTTTCGATTCCACGACGACCTACCCGAACACATCACGGCTGCGCATCTCGTCGACGACCCCCACCGGGACGAACTGGTCGGCTTCGCCACGCAGTTCGGCCGGACGCCACAGTATCATCTCTATCGTCTCCCACGGGGGAGTCGTACGCGGGAGGTCATCGCCTCCATCGACGCGAACGGGCCAGCGTACATCCACGACTGCAGCGTCACCGCCGACCACGTCATCATCGTGGAGTCGCCACTCGTCCTCTCGGTACTCCAGGCACTGAATCCGTTTACCGAGGGTGCGATCGACATGCTCGACTGGCAGCCGGAGCGCGACACGCGCGTGCTCGTGGTCGACCGCGATACCGGTGACCTCGTGGCCGACCCGACGCTTGATCCGGCCTTCACCTTCCATCACGTCAACGCCTACGTCGACGGTGGGACGATCGTCCTTGACGTGGTGGAGTTCCCGAACGGCGACATCGTCGACACGATGGCACTGTCCGAACTCGACGGCGACGGCTTTCCTGCCGTGCCCGACGCTCACCTGATGCGGTACCGTATCGATCCCGACGCGAACACGATCAGTCGAACGCGACTCTACGATGGCGCGATGGAGATGCCACGCGTCGCTCGTTCGGTCGTCGGTAGACACCACCGCTACGCGTACGGCCAAGCGACCGATCGCGCAGGGGCGAACGGACTGGTTAAAGTGGACTGTGAGACGGGCACCGCCAGGGAGTGGTGGGAACGGTCGGTCTACATCGAGGAACCAGTTCCCGTCCAGCATCCCGATGCCGACGCCGAGGATGCGGGAGTCGTGCTCGCGACGGCGCTGGACACCCAACGTGAGCGGACGACACTCATGATTTTTGATGCAGCGACGCTCACTGTCCAAGCGCGGGCAGTTCTCCCACATCCGGAACCCTTCGGCTTCCACGGCCGGTTCTTCCAGAGCGTGTAG
- a CDS encoding amphi-Trp domain-containing protein yields the protein MANDEQESETEAESAADETEREGERVMSRADGAGIIREVADGVENGTIDIEGENGFTVAVPEHFELEVEYEVTDDEAEFEVELEWQMEDGEPVSADE from the coding sequence ATGGCAAACGACGAACAAGAATCCGAGACCGAAGCGGAATCGGCAGCTGATGAGACGGAACGAGAAGGTGAGCGGGTGATGAGTCGGGCAGACGGTGCGGGAATCATCCGTGAAGTCGCTGATGGTGTCGAGAACGGGACAATCGACATCGAAGGCGAGAACGGCTTCACGGTGGCGGTTCCAGAGCACTTCGAGCTGGAAGTCGAATACGAGGTTACCGACGACGAGGCCGAGTTCGAAGTTGAACTCGAATGGCAGATGGAAGACGGCGAACCGGTATCGGCAGACGAATGA
- a CDS encoding Tm-1-like ATP-binding domain-containing protein: MSVVIVGTLDTKGEEIGFARDVIEAQGVDVHIVDTGVVGEPSSEPETAASTVAEAAGTTLEQLRSEADRGEAMEVMSEGAAEIAQQLYDEGILDGVLGLGGSGNTSIATTAMRALPVGVPKLMISTMASGDTEPYVGSRDIMMMYSVADIEGLNQLSRQVIANAALAMVGMVSNEPDVDVEDRPTIGITMFGVTTPCVQTARERLEANGYETIVFHATGTGGRAMETLVEEGVIDGVLDVTTTEWADELVGGVLSAGPNRLEAAGNEGIPQVVSTGALDMVNFGPRDSVPEEFEGRQFHIHNPQVTLMRTTLEENAELGTIIAEKLNAATGPTALVLPLEGVSAIDTAGEDFHDPEADTALFDALRSTLNDGIELIEMETDINDQAFAEALADTLDEYMRDEGRAPTSDGTG; this comes from the coding sequence ATGAGCGTTGTCATCGTTGGCACACTGGACACGAAAGGCGAGGAAATCGGCTTTGCGAGAGACGTCATCGAAGCCCAAGGCGTGGATGTCCACATTGTCGACACTGGCGTGGTCGGTGAACCCTCGTCCGAACCAGAGACGGCTGCGAGCACGGTCGCCGAGGCAGCCGGGACGACACTCGAGCAGTTACGGAGTGAAGCTGATCGCGGTGAGGCGATGGAAGTAATGAGCGAGGGTGCAGCCGAAATCGCACAACAGCTCTACGACGAGGGTATCCTTGATGGTGTTCTCGGACTCGGTGGCTCGGGTAACACCTCGATTGCGACGACGGCAATGCGGGCACTGCCGGTCGGTGTCCCCAAACTCATGATCTCGACGATGGCGTCCGGAGATACAGAGCCCTACGTCGGTTCCCGGGATATCATGATGATGTATTCGGTCGCAGATATCGAGGGGCTAAATCAGCTCTCGCGGCAAGTCATCGCCAATGCCGCTCTCGCGATGGTTGGAATGGTCTCGAACGAACCCGATGTCGACGTCGAAGATCGGCCGACGATTGGTATCACGATGTTCGGTGTGACGACACCCTGCGTTCAGACTGCCCGTGAGAGACTCGAAGCAAACGGTTATGAGACGATCGTCTTCCATGCGACCGGGACAGGCGGTCGCGCAATGGAGACGCTCGTTGAGGAGGGCGTCATTGACGGTGTTCTTGATGTCACGACGACCGAGTGGGCCGACGAACTAGTTGGGGGAGTACTCAGCGCTGGCCCGAACCGACTCGAAGCAGCTGGAAACGAAGGCATCCCACAGGTCGTCTCGACGGGCGCGCTCGATATGGTCAACTTCGGTCCGCGTGATTCGGTTCCCGAGGAGTTCGAGGGACGGCAGTTCCACATCCATAATCCGCAGGTAACACTCATGCGGACGACACTCGAGGAGAACGCCGAACTGGGAACGATCATTGCCGAGAAACTCAATGCCGCTACGGGGCCGACCGCCCTCGTGCTCCCCCTCGAAGGTGTCTCGGCGATAGATACGGCGGGTGAGGATTTTCACGATCCCGAAGCAGACACAGCACTGTTCGATGCGTTGCGATCGACGCTCAATGATGGAATCGAACTCATCGAAATGGAGACTGATATCAACGACCAAGCCTTTGCGGAGGCACTTGCGGACACTCTCGACGAGTATATGCGAGACGAGGGACGGGCCCCTACGAGTGACGGCACTGGCTAG
- a CDS encoding cupin domain-containing protein codes for MPETKHFIGPDDVESQMFDWGVLKWLSTPEVTGGERFSAGVVKLEPGKGHERHTHPDSDEILYVLRGEGEQEVADKTREITAGELVFIPEGVEHGTVNTGWEPLLLLAVYAPPGPEDVLRDLPECEVVPAGELPSKEDAVATDTDP; via the coding sequence ATGCCAGAGACCAAGCACTTCATTGGGCCAGATGACGTCGAGAGCCAGATGTTTGACTGGGGGGTGCTCAAATGGTTGAGTACTCCCGAAGTCACTGGTGGCGAACGCTTCAGCGCAGGTGTTGTGAAACTCGAGCCGGGGAAAGGCCACGAACGACACACTCACCCCGACAGTGACGAGATTCTCTACGTCCTCCGTGGGGAGGGTGAACAGGAAGTTGCGGATAAAACACGCGAAATTACGGCAGGTGAGTTGGTATTCATCCCAGAGGGAGTCGAACATGGGACCGTCAACACCGGCTGGGAGCCGTTGCTTCTCTTGGCCGTGTATGCGCCTCCCGGACCGGAAGACGTACTCCGGGACCTCCCTGAGTGTGAGGTCGTTCCCGCCGGTGAACTGCCGAGCAAAGAAGACGCCGTTGCAACTGATACCGACCCATGA
- a CDS encoding phosphoenolpyruvate hydrolase family protein — protein sequence MSFTHEESLKRLHETVSSGDPIIGAGAGTGMSAKFAERGGVDLLIIYNSGRYRMNGRGSLAGLLPYGDANEIVLDMGRQVLPVVEDTPVLAGVNGTDPFRQMDVFIEDLKRRGFSGVQNFPTVGLIDEDSQFRQNIEETGMGYDKEIDMIREASEQGMLTCPYVFSEEQAREMAEAGADVIVSHMGLTTSGDIGAETALDIETAAERVQAHHDAATAVNDDVMVICHGGPIAWPDDAEYVLNNTEGVVGFFGASSLERLPTEEAIETQASEFKAIEF from the coding sequence ATGTCGTTCACACACGAGGAGTCACTGAAGCGGCTACACGAGACCGTATCGAGTGGGGATCCAATCATCGGTGCTGGCGCAGGAACGGGTATGTCGGCGAAGTTCGCCGAGCGCGGCGGTGTCGACCTCCTGATTATCTACAACTCCGGACGCTACCGAATGAACGGTCGTGGCTCGCTTGCCGGCCTGCTTCCGTACGGCGATGCCAATGAGATCGTTCTCGATATGGGCCGGCAGGTGTTGCCGGTCGTGGAAGACACGCCAGTTCTTGCAGGCGTCAATGGAACCGATCCATTCCGGCAGATGGATGTCTTCATCGAGGATCTCAAGCGGCGCGGATTCTCGGGCGTCCAGAACTTTCCGACGGTCGGTCTCATCGACGAGGATAGCCAGTTCCGGCAGAACATCGAGGAAACGGGTATGGGGTATGACAAGGAGATTGACATGATTCGAGAAGCTTCCGAACAGGGCATGCTCACGTGTCCGTACGTCTTCAGTGAAGAACAGGCCCGCGAGATGGCCGAAGCTGGTGCTGATGTGATTGTTTCGCACATGGGTCTGACAACCTCTGGTGACATCGGTGCTGAAACGGCACTCGACATCGAAACTGCTGCCGAACGGGTTCAGGCCCACCACGACGCGGCCACAGCTGTCAATGATGATGTGATGGTTATCTGTCATGGCGGCCCTATCGCATGGCCCGACGACGCTGAATACGTCCTGAACAACACAGAAGGCGTCGTCGGATTCTTCGGTGCGTCCAGCCTTGAGCGGCTTCCGACCGAGGAGGCTATCGAAACCCAGGCCAGCGAATTCAAAGCGATCGAGTTCTAA